The following coding sequences are from one Mycolicibacterium aichiense window:
- a CDS encoding acetyl-CoA acetyltransferase has translation MASNVWILGGYQTDFARNLTRESRDFADLTTEVVDQTLREAMIDAADIDVVHVANAFGEMFARQGHLGAMPATVHDGLWDTPATRHEAACASGSVAALAAMADLRAGNYRTALVVGVELEKTVSGDTAAAHLGAAAWTGHEGAEATYLWPSMFSRVADEYDRRFGLDDAHLHAIAALNFANAKRNPNAQTRDWAVPDLATHGSDDAVNPPTEGRIRRYDCSQMTDGGAGVVLVSDDFLRDHPGVRPIGLIEGWGHRTVGLGLQQKLDRDAANPYVLPHVRAAVYDAFGRAGVGLDDLDGIEVHDCFTPSEYLAIDHIGLTGPGESWKAIENGEIEIGGRLPINPSGGLIGGGHPVGASGIRMMLDAAKQVSDLAGGYQVDGAHRFGTLNFGGSTATTVSFVIRSADDGH, from the coding sequence GTGGCGAGCAATGTCTGGATCCTCGGCGGCTATCAGACCGATTTCGCCCGCAACCTCACCCGCGAGAGCCGTGATTTCGCCGATCTCACCACCGAGGTCGTCGACCAGACGCTGCGCGAGGCGATGATCGACGCCGCCGACATCGACGTCGTGCATGTTGCCAACGCGTTCGGGGAGATGTTCGCCCGCCAGGGTCATCTGGGCGCGATGCCCGCCACGGTTCACGACGGTCTGTGGGACACCCCCGCGACCAGGCACGAGGCGGCGTGCGCTTCCGGCAGCGTGGCCGCGCTGGCGGCGATGGCCGACCTGCGGGCAGGCAACTACCGCACCGCACTGGTGGTCGGCGTCGAGTTGGAGAAGACGGTGTCCGGCGACACCGCGGCCGCCCATCTGGGCGCCGCGGCATGGACCGGCCACGAGGGCGCCGAGGCCACCTACCTGTGGCCGTCGATGTTCTCCCGGGTCGCCGACGAATACGACCGTCGCTTCGGTCTCGACGACGCCCACTTGCACGCGATCGCTGCACTGAATTTCGCCAACGCCAAACGCAACCCCAACGCCCAGACTCGCGACTGGGCCGTCCCCGATCTGGCCACCCATGGCAGCGACGACGCGGTCAACCCACCCACCGAGGGCCGGATCCGCCGCTATGACTGCAGCCAGATGACCGACGGCGGTGCGGGCGTCGTCCTGGTCAGCGACGACTTCCTGCGCGATCACCCGGGCGTGCGCCCGATCGGGCTGATCGAGGGCTGGGGACACCGCACCGTCGGTTTGGGGCTGCAGCAGAAGCTCGACCGCGACGCGGCCAATCCCTATGTGCTGCCCCATGTCCGGGCTGCCGTGTACGACGCGTTCGGCCGGGCCGGCGTGGGCCTCGACGATCTCGACGGCATCGAGGTGCACGACTGCTTCACCCCGAGTGAGTATCTCGCGATCGACCACATCGGGCTGACCGGGCCGGGCGAGTCATGGAAGGCGATCGAGAACGGGGAGATCGAGATCGGCGGCCGGCTTCCGATCAACCCAAGCGGCGGCCTGATCGGTGGCGGCCACCCGGTCGGCGCGTCCGGCATCCGGATGATGCTCGACGCCGCCAAACAGGTCAGCGATCTCGCCGGTGGCTATCAGGTCGACGGCGCGCACCGGTTCGGCACCCTCAATTTCGGCGGAAGTACCGCAACCACGGTAAGTTTCGTGATCAGATCGGCAGACGATGGACACTGA
- a CDS encoding GAF and ANTAR domain-containing protein — MSVPNHDLALRMAELARATAPPRNVDEVLAGVTAAATEMIPGTDTCGVLLIGKGGKFESLFGTSELIYQLDALQEACGEGPCIQAAVDELIVRTDDFTTERRWPKYSAAVTELGVRSGLSFKLYTGKTTAGALNLFGMRPHAFDGQSEAIGSVLAAHAASAILASRHGEQLESALNTRDVIGQAKGVIMERFNVDAMRAFEMLRELSQTSNTRLVDIANRVIATRGS; from the coding sequence ATGTCTGTGCCCAACCACGATCTGGCGCTGCGGATGGCGGAGTTGGCCCGAGCGACGGCGCCACCCCGCAATGTCGACGAGGTACTGGCCGGGGTGACCGCTGCGGCAACGGAGATGATTCCCGGCACCGACACTTGCGGTGTGCTGCTGATCGGCAAGGGCGGCAAGTTCGAGTCACTGTTCGGGACCTCGGAATTGATCTACCAACTCGACGCACTGCAGGAGGCCTGCGGGGAAGGTCCGTGCATCCAGGCTGCCGTCGACGAGCTGATCGTGCGTACCGACGACTTCACCACCGAGCGGCGCTGGCCGAAGTACAGCGCAGCGGTCACCGAACTCGGAGTGCGCAGCGGCTTGTCGTTCAAGCTCTACACCGGCAAAACGACCGCAGGCGCACTGAACCTGTTCGGTATGCGGCCGCATGCCTTCGATGGACAGTCGGAGGCGATCGGCTCGGTGCTTGCCGCCCACGCCGCGTCGGCCATCCTGGCCAGCAGGCACGGTGAGCAACTCGAGTCCGCGCTGAATACCCGCGATGTCATCGGGCAGGCCAAGGGCGTGATCATGGAACGGTTCAACGTCGATGCCATGCGCGCGTTCGAGATGTTGCGCGAGTTGTCGCAGACCTCCAACACCAGGTTGGTCGACATCGCGAACCGGGTAATCGCGACCAGGGGCTCGTAG
- a CDS encoding sensor domain-containing diguanylate cyclase, translating to MAFLAVSMIACLLGMLHSPDGPIGTVPRAMTWLAIVGGVAGAALFTVKWPTRRESVLFVFITNASMTLACVANPSPLHTLVGCISFATIGAYIAFFHTTALVLYNFSVAATVATWGAVRMAADGQLIIAGVDWWLIIQVNIALPLAIQILVNALGVDLLRAERDPLTGLLNRRLFHSQTFGLIESGRHAGAHLAVALVDLDKFKSVNDRYGHAAGDEALVHVARAIEQAAGAEAVVARSGGEEFVVAAALPSADCNELAQRICTAIAESPAGVTASIGTTAVRLSDTYGDHKVLLDRLVSNADWAMYRAKRAGGNGCRHQDTDPVDRRRPDVDGDANQSIA from the coding sequence ATGGCTTTTCTCGCTGTCTCCATGATCGCGTGTCTGCTGGGCATGCTGCATTCGCCGGACGGGCCGATCGGGACCGTCCCCCGAGCGATGACGTGGCTGGCCATAGTCGGCGGGGTGGCCGGGGCCGCGTTGTTCACCGTCAAGTGGCCGACCCGGCGTGAGTCGGTGCTGTTCGTGTTCATCACCAACGCGTCGATGACATTGGCCTGCGTGGCCAATCCGAGTCCACTGCACACCCTGGTCGGCTGCATCTCCTTCGCGACGATCGGCGCCTACATCGCGTTCTTCCACACCACCGCTCTGGTGCTGTACAACTTCTCCGTCGCCGCCACCGTGGCCACCTGGGGTGCGGTGCGGATGGCCGCCGACGGGCAGTTGATCATCGCCGGTGTGGACTGGTGGTTGATCATCCAGGTCAACATCGCGCTGCCCCTGGCCATCCAGATCCTGGTGAACGCTCTCGGCGTCGATCTTCTTCGCGCCGAACGTGATCCACTGACCGGTCTGCTCAACCGACGGCTCTTTCACAGCCAGACGTTCGGACTGATCGAGTCGGGACGTCATGCCGGCGCTCACCTCGCTGTGGCCCTGGTCGACCTGGACAAGTTCAAGTCGGTCAACGACCGCTACGGGCACGCCGCCGGTGACGAGGCACTGGTGCATGTTGCGCGCGCGATCGAGCAGGCCGCCGGTGCCGAGGCGGTGGTCGCCCGCAGCGGAGGTGAGGAGTTCGTGGTCGCGGCCGCGTTGCCCAGTGCGGACTGCAACGAGCTGGCGCAACGGATCTGCACCGCCATCGCGGAGTCACCAGCCGGTGTCACCGCGAGCATCGGCACCACCGCGGTCCGGTTGTCCGACACCTACGGAGACCACAAAGTTCTGCTCGACCGGTTGGTGAGCAACGCCGACTGGGCGATGTACCGCGCCAAGCGCGCCGGCGGCAACGGGTGCCGGCATCAGGACACCGACCCGGTCGACCGGCGTCGGCCGGATGTCGACGGGGACGCCAACCAGTCGATCGCCTAG
- a CDS encoding DUF3349 domain-containing protein has translation MMRRFVAWVRKGYPKAAPAHGHSYLLALYSPRGAVR, from the coding sequence ATGATGCGCCGCTTCGTCGCATGGGTCCGTAAGGGCTACCCCAAGGCCGCGCCGGCGCACGGCCACAGCTACCTGCTTGCCCTGTATTCGCCGCGCGGTGCGGTGCGCTGA
- a CDS encoding ANTAR domain-containing protein, whose protein sequence is MAVLQGDSMEHDSYDDGRIQQCAEGVLVGLRRCSVDAASGELDQVSQRHRLDGRRVAQALVRLAQDVEPEADSNATAVARFEWGALLAGGRRS, encoded by the coding sequence ATGGCGGTTTTGCAGGGCGATTCGATGGAACACGACAGTTATGACGACGGCAGAATTCAGCAGTGCGCCGAGGGCGTGCTCGTGGGGTTGAGGCGCTGCTCGGTGGACGCGGCCTCCGGGGAGCTCGATCAGGTGTCGCAGCGACACCGGCTGGACGGTAGACGGGTGGCCCAGGCTCTGGTCCGGTTGGCCCAAGACGTGGAGCCCGAGGCGGACAGCAATGCGACGGCCGTTGCCCGCTTCGAGTGGGGTGCACTGCTGGCAGGAGGTCGACGATCATGA
- a CDS encoding LLM class F420-dependent oxidoreductase produces the protein MVKDFRFGIGVRSVKSAQRLRETVRRFEDLGFDVLHVPDHLGRFGVPAPFPTMVAAAEAAKTMRVGTFVINAAFYKPAILARDAVAVDVLSEGRLDLGLGTGYVREEFEAAEMPYPSAGERVDHLRHTTKYLKQTAPTIPILIAGNGDRVLRIAAQYADIIGLTGGGVPEYPGHDPLAERIEFVRAAAGGRFGDLELNIAITGVPTDSSGIPDLALTRGYAPDATEEQLLALPTVLTGTPRDIADTLRARRDDYGITYFTVQDYHAEYFAKVIAELR, from the coding sequence ATGGTCAAAGACTTTCGCTTCGGCATCGGTGTGCGGTCGGTCAAGTCTGCGCAGCGGCTGCGCGAGACCGTGCGCAGATTCGAAGATCTGGGCTTCGACGTCCTTCATGTCCCGGACCATCTGGGCCGGTTCGGGGTGCCCGCGCCGTTCCCCACGATGGTGGCCGCGGCCGAGGCCGCCAAGACCATGCGGGTGGGGACGTTCGTGATCAACGCGGCGTTCTACAAACCGGCGATACTGGCCCGTGACGCCGTCGCCGTCGACGTCCTCAGCGAGGGCCGGCTCGACCTCGGCTTGGGCACCGGCTACGTGCGGGAAGAGTTCGAGGCCGCCGAGATGCCGTATCCGAGCGCCGGTGAGCGGGTCGACCATCTGCGCCACACCACGAAATACCTCAAGCAGACCGCGCCGACGATCCCGATCCTGATCGCGGGTAACGGCGACCGGGTGCTGCGCATCGCCGCCCAGTACGCCGACATCATCGGCCTGACCGGGGGCGGGGTGCCGGAGTACCCGGGCCACGACCCGCTGGCCGAGCGCATCGAATTCGTGCGGGCCGCGGCCGGCGGCCGGTTCGGCGACCTCGAACTGAACATCGCGATCACCGGGGTGCCGACCGATTCGTCGGGTATCCCCGATTTGGCACTCACCCGCGGATACGCCCCGGACGCCACCGAGGAGCAACTGCTTGCCCTGCCGACGGTGCTGACGGGAACACCGCGCGACATCGCCGACACCTTGCGGGCGCGGCGCGACGACTACGGCATCACCTACTTCACCGTGCAGGACTACCACGCGGAGTACTTCGCGAAAGTCATAGCGGAACTGCGCTGA
- a CDS encoding glutamate--cysteine ligase, whose translation MNPPSVGVEEEFLLVDPSTGEPVARNTEVAEYAAERGVDLQLELTSCQVETATEVAQTSSQLRQQINELRAVAAESAEKAGARLLAVGLPPTVPHSFPITDKPRYREIAERFGMIAHEQGISGCHVHVEVPDRDAAIVVSNWLRPWLPMLLALTANSAIYRNADSGHASWRSVLWGRWPSAGPPPHFDSAEHYDAIVALMNDSGAMLDQGMVYWDVRPSEKFPTVEIRVADVPATAAETVLLATLSRAAVMTALAADRGGEHAPKVDDHVLRAAYWKAAHDGLDGQTIDVIEGWATAPTSRVLGEWLGVLQPALDELGDSEWVHAEMGRLLRDGNGAMRQRAAWRQRHDVADVIAVAAAATMEN comes from the coding sequence GTGAATCCACCCAGCGTCGGCGTGGAGGAGGAATTCCTCCTCGTCGATCCCAGCACCGGTGAACCGGTCGCCCGCAACACCGAGGTCGCCGAGTACGCGGCCGAGCGCGGGGTCGACCTTCAACTGGAGCTGACGTCGTGTCAGGTCGAGACAGCCACCGAGGTGGCGCAGACGAGTTCGCAACTGCGCCAACAGATCAACGAGCTCCGAGCGGTCGCGGCCGAGTCCGCAGAGAAGGCGGGCGCGCGACTGCTGGCGGTCGGCCTGCCGCCCACGGTGCCGCACAGTTTTCCCATCACCGACAAACCGCGTTACCGGGAGATCGCCGAGCGGTTCGGCATGATCGCCCACGAGCAAGGCATCTCCGGGTGCCATGTCCATGTCGAGGTGCCCGACCGCGACGCGGCAATCGTCGTCAGCAACTGGTTGCGTCCGTGGCTGCCGATGCTGCTGGCCCTGACCGCCAACTCGGCGATCTACCGCAATGCCGACAGTGGCCACGCGAGTTGGCGCAGCGTGCTGTGGGGCCGCTGGCCCAGCGCAGGGCCGCCGCCGCACTTCGATTCCGCCGAGCACTACGACGCGATCGTGGCGCTGATGAACGACTCGGGCGCCATGCTCGACCAGGGGATGGTCTATTGGGATGTGCGGCCGTCCGAGAAGTTCCCGACGGTCGAGATCCGAGTGGCCGATGTCCCGGCCACCGCGGCCGAGACCGTGCTGCTGGCGACACTCAGCCGGGCCGCGGTGATGACCGCGCTCGCGGCCGACCGCGGGGGCGAGCACGCCCCCAAGGTCGACGACCACGTCCTGCGGGCCGCCTACTGGAAGGCAGCGCACGACGGATTGGACGGTCAGACCATCGACGTGATCGAGGGGTGGGCGACGGCCCCGACGTCACGGGTGCTGGGCGAGTGGCTGGGCGTGCTGCAGCCCGCACTGGACGAACTCGGCGACAGCGAGTGGGTGCACGCCGAGATGGGCCGCCTGCTGCGGGACGGCAACGGGGCGATGCGGCAGCGCGCCGCGTGGCGGCAACGGCACGACGTCGCCGACGTCATCGCCGTCGCCGCGGCGGCCACTATGGAAAATTAG
- a CDS encoding anti-sigma factor, with the protein MTEPHETDLLELAVPYALHAVSDAERDEIEDRLAQLARPEADAFYDEVRAVRETMAVVSAVSASEPPADLRRRLLSAVADDNVRSLPVAQPDSTGNRWRGPVLAVAAALVVGLGAVGVGIALRPEPAKVSTAQQVFGAPDVHTVSGAIPGGGTATVVFSREKNAGVLVMNDVPKPAPGTVYQMWLVGNSGATSAGTMDDNAVTPSTTAVLPDLGNSTALKFTVEPGTGSTQPTGAVVAELPLA; encoded by the coding sequence ATGACTGAACCACACGAAACCGACTTGCTGGAGCTGGCGGTGCCGTATGCGCTGCATGCGGTGTCCGACGCTGAGCGTGATGAGATCGAGGACCGCCTGGCACAGCTGGCGCGGCCTGAAGCCGACGCCTTCTACGACGAGGTGCGGGCCGTCCGCGAGACGATGGCCGTCGTCTCGGCGGTCAGCGCCAGTGAACCGCCCGCCGATCTGCGGCGCCGGCTGCTGTCCGCGGTGGCCGATGACAACGTGCGCAGTCTGCCTGTGGCTCAACCTGATTCGACGGGCAATCGCTGGCGGGGCCCGGTGTTGGCGGTGGCGGCGGCGCTGGTGGTCGGCCTGGGCGCCGTCGGCGTCGGCATCGCTCTGCGCCCGGAGCCGGCGAAAGTGTCGACCGCTCAGCAGGTCTTCGGCGCGCCCGACGTGCACACCGTCTCCGGTGCGATCCCGGGTGGTGGCACCGCGACGGTGGTGTTCTCCCGCGAGAAGAACGCCGGCGTGCTGGTGATGAACGACGTGCCGAAACCGGCGCCGGGCACGGTGTATCAGATGTGGTTGGTCGGCAACAGCGGCGCCACGTCCGCCGGGACGATGGACGACAACGCGGTGACGCCGTCGACGACGGCGGTGCTGCCGGATCTCGGCAATTCGACAGCGCTGAAATTCACCGTCGAACCGGGAACCGGCTCCACCCAGCCCACCGGTGCCGTAGTCGCCGAACTGCCGCTGGCCTAA
- a CDS encoding sigma-70 family RNA polymerase sigma factor: MWMAALTTAAAELDALLRRVAQRDADAFASFYDATRSRVYGLVTRVLRDQGYSEETTQDVYLQVWRTAESYDPASGSAVAWLLTLAHRRAVDRVRSEQAATQRESRYGAASVEPPLDHVADAVISEDERRQVTACLDGLTEVQRECIELAYYQGMTYVQVSERLAANLATVKSRMRDALRGLRNCLGVR, encoded by the coding sequence ATGTGGATGGCGGCGTTGACGACCGCGGCTGCTGAACTCGACGCACTTCTGCGCCGAGTCGCTCAGCGCGACGCCGATGCCTTTGCCTCTTTTTACGACGCCACCCGCTCGCGGGTGTACGGACTGGTCACCCGCGTATTGCGGGACCAGGGATACAGCGAAGAGACGACCCAGGACGTCTACCTACAGGTATGGCGGACCGCGGAAAGCTACGACCCTGCCTCGGGCAGCGCGGTCGCATGGCTGTTGACACTGGCGCACCGCCGCGCCGTAGACCGGGTCCGTTCCGAGCAGGCCGCCACGCAGCGCGAGTCACGGTATGGCGCCGCCAGTGTCGAGCCGCCGCTGGACCACGTGGCCGACGCGGTGATCAGCGAGGACGAACGGCGACAGGTGACCGCCTGCCTGGACGGGCTCACCGAGGTACAGCGCGAGTGCATCGAGCTGGCCTATTACCAAGGAATGACTTACGTGCAGGTGTCGGAGCGGTTGGCCGCCAACCTGGCTACGGTGAAGTCCCGAATGCGCGATGCGCTTCGTGGCCTGCGTAATTGTTTGGGTGTGCGATGA
- a CDS encoding DUF1365 family protein, whose amino-acid sequence MPDVEPTSTLTGRPTTALYRTRITQLHRSPVHHHTERCSYSWYVDIDDLPRLPRWLQPFARFEGADHFHGAPDDTLRQRVDAVLADHGVHLPGGRVTALLLPRVLGRTCNPLSLFWCHDDQGVLRCVLAEMQHGGRRHAYLLPPGEYASPFGGSGGQYVIRAPLPDEEVDLRMSLFRDHDAAVIATVRGTRRPATVAQILRMQVTVPLAPQMTALSMRVHDFVLRLRGVPALPRPAEQLERSPHTVAIRPGWAAQKCSWMPS is encoded by the coding sequence ATACCGGATGTGGAACCGACAAGCACCCTCACAGGCCGCCCGACGACCGCGCTGTACCGGACCCGCATCACGCAATTGCACAGGTCACCGGTGCACCACCACACCGAGCGGTGCAGCTACAGCTGGTACGTCGACATCGACGACCTGCCGCGGCTGCCACGGTGGCTGCAGCCCTTCGCCCGCTTCGAGGGCGCCGACCACTTCCACGGGGCGCCCGACGACACCCTGCGTCAGCGGGTCGACGCTGTTCTGGCCGACCACGGCGTCCACCTGCCGGGCGGCCGGGTCACCGCGCTGCTCCTGCCGCGCGTGCTGGGCCGGACCTGCAACCCGCTGAGCCTGTTCTGGTGCCACGACGACCAGGGCGTGCTGCGCTGCGTGCTCGCCGAGATGCAGCACGGCGGGCGTCGGCATGCCTACCTGCTGCCACCGGGTGAGTACGCCTCCCCTTTCGGCGGGTCGGGCGGTCAGTACGTGATCCGCGCACCGTTGCCCGACGAGGAAGTGGACCTGCGGATGTCGCTGTTCCGCGACCACGATGCCGCCGTGATCGCCACCGTCCGTGGCACTCGTCGGCCCGCCACCGTCGCGCAGATCCTGCGAATGCAGGTGACGGTTCCGCTGGCTCCGCAGATGACCGCGCTGAGCATGCGGGTCCACGACTTCGTGCTGCGGCTGCGCGGCGTCCCGGCGCTGCCACGGCCGGCCGAGCAGCTGGAACGCTCGCCGCACACCGTGGCCATCCGGCCGGGTTGGGCCGCACAGAAATGTTCGTGGATGCCATCGTGA
- a CDS encoding aldehyde dehydrogenase family protein: MIDLPALVPNGEYRSRRREVITDTAGVPVAELSLAPPLYIARTIAAQRRITALPADERHAALAKAGAAFVDSTAAGLNFESYVQLASRVSGLPIAVARAQALDVSEAVVAAFDSVQPARPVGAVPDWAAMPPGQAGAIWSRRGAVFGVHASGNAPGVHGLWPQALALGYRAAIRPSRREPLTAHRLVMALREAGFRDDDVTYLPTDHAGADEIISSADLALVYGGDDVVAKYGSDPTVFVNGPGRTKIVLTAEQDWREHLAVIVDSIAGLGGMACVNTTAVLVEGDAAGLAEAIAQRLHTIEALPADDERAVLPTQPLANAEAIARRVAARAAGTVPLLGADQIVADLGDGRAALRPAVHLLAGPDPEKLGTELPFPCVWVAPWERTAGIAALRNSLVIGAFTEDDGLMTALLDEPTIANVYRGPVPTYYTASGLPHDGFLADFLMRTKGFVSRG; encoded by the coding sequence GTGATCGACCTGCCCGCCCTGGTACCCAACGGCGAATACCGTTCCCGCAGGCGCGAAGTCATCACCGACACCGCAGGCGTACCGGTGGCCGAGCTGAGCCTGGCGCCGCCGCTGTACATCGCGCGGACCATCGCCGCGCAGCGCAGGATCACGGCGCTGCCCGCCGATGAACGACATGCGGCACTGGCCAAAGCGGGCGCGGCATTCGTCGACTCGACGGCCGCCGGGCTGAACTTCGAATCGTATGTGCAACTGGCAAGCCGGGTTTCGGGGCTACCGATCGCTGTTGCGCGCGCCCAGGCCCTCGACGTCAGCGAGGCCGTCGTTGCCGCGTTCGACTCGGTGCAGCCCGCCCGGCCGGTCGGCGCAGTTCCGGATTGGGCTGCGATGCCACCCGGGCAGGCCGGGGCGATCTGGTCGCGGCGCGGCGCGGTGTTCGGGGTGCACGCGTCGGGCAATGCACCCGGCGTCCACGGGCTGTGGCCGCAGGCGCTCGCACTGGGGTACCGGGCGGCGATCCGGCCGTCGCGGCGTGAGCCGCTGACCGCGCACCGGCTCGTCATGGCGTTGCGGGAGGCCGGATTCCGCGACGACGACGTCACCTACCTACCCACCGATCACGCCGGGGCCGACGAGATCATCAGCTCGGCCGACCTCGCCCTGGTGTACGGGGGCGACGACGTGGTCGCCAAGTACGGCAGCGACCCGACAGTCTTCGTCAACGGTCCCGGGCGCACCAAGATCGTGCTGACTGCCGAGCAGGACTGGCGCGAGCACCTGGCCGTCATCGTGGACTCGATCGCCGGGCTGGGCGGCATGGCCTGTGTCAACACCACCGCCGTGCTGGTCGAGGGTGATGCGGCGGGGCTGGCCGAAGCGATCGCGCAGCGGCTGCACACCATCGAGGCGCTGCCCGCCGACGACGAGCGCGCAGTCCTGCCCACTCAGCCGCTGGCCAACGCCGAGGCCATCGCCAGACGCGTCGCCGCACGGGCGGCGGGCACTGTCCCCCTGCTCGGCGCCGACCAGATCGTGGCTGACCTCGGTGACGGCCGAGCCGCGCTGCGCCCGGCCGTGCACCTGCTCGCCGGCCCGGATCCCGAGAAGCTCGGCACCGAACTGCCGTTCCCCTGCGTCTGGGTCGCCCCATGGGAACGTACGGCCGGGATCGCGGCACTGCGCAATTCACTGGTGATCGGCGCATTCACCGAAGACGACGGCCTGATGACCGCACTGCTCGACGAGCCCACGATCGCCAACGTGTACCGCGGCCCGGTGCCGACCTACTACACGGCGAGCGGGCTGCCCCACGACGGCTTCCTTGCCGATTTCCTGATGCGGACGAAGGGGTTCGTCAGCCGCGGATGA
- a CDS encoding AMP-binding protein: protein MADVDFSLLHLPREAPPPDPDAYLRAAMAWHFGADTGSPYWLRTARRLDFDPLTDVRTFADLRRFPNLVNELRAVPAHDLIPRGYGTPAPVPLIFESGGTTGAPKRTAQLPDWVAQVVDWQTDDFSSAGFVPGGDFLCLMPSGPHGVGHFSRAVSARLGSICHTVDLDPRWVKKLVARAAATEMSAYLQHLLEQAEYILRSQRVVNLHTTPPLLDAIARDDTLTQLVGDTVRFIMLSGAHVDPDTLDVLRDVFPDAVIAMVFGSTMILSQAQTRSSGEQLVFDPRSPYVVFWVVDPHTGKQVGYGERGQVVMNHISKGMFIPNNLERDTAVRLPGPDEHIGDSVAEVAPVATLDGEAVIEGVY from the coding sequence GTGGCCGACGTCGACTTCTCGCTGCTGCACCTGCCCCGCGAGGCCCCACCGCCTGATCCGGACGCATATCTGCGCGCGGCGATGGCCTGGCACTTCGGCGCCGACACCGGCTCGCCCTACTGGCTGCGCACCGCACGACGCCTGGACTTCGACCCGCTCACCGATGTCCGGACCTTCGCCGACCTGCGCCGGTTCCCGAACCTGGTCAACGAATTACGTGCTGTCCCGGCGCACGACCTGATCCCGCGCGGCTATGGCACGCCGGCGCCGGTCCCGCTGATCTTCGAATCCGGCGGCACGACAGGTGCGCCCAAACGGACTGCGCAGCTTCCCGACTGGGTGGCGCAGGTGGTCGACTGGCAGACCGATGATTTCTCCTCCGCCGGCTTCGTGCCCGGCGGCGACTTCCTGTGCCTCATGCCCAGCGGCCCGCACGGGGTGGGTCACTTCTCCAGGGCGGTGTCCGCCCGGCTCGGTTCGATCTGTCACACGGTCGATCTCGACCCGCGCTGGGTCAAGAAACTCGTCGCCCGCGCCGCCGCGACTGAAATGTCGGCCTACCTGCAACACCTGCTCGAACAAGCCGAGTACATTCTGCGAAGCCAGCGCGTCGTCAACCTGCACACCACTCCCCCACTGCTTGATGCGATCGCGCGTGACGACACTCTCACCCAGTTGGTCGGCGACACGGTTCGCTTCATCATGCTCAGCGGCGCGCATGTGGACCCCGACACCCTCGACGTGCTGCGCGATGTCTTCCCCGACGCCGTCATCGCGATGGTGTTCGGCAGCACGATGATCCTGTCGCAGGCCCAAACCCGCTCCAGTGGTGAGCAACTCGTGTTCGACCCGCGCAGCCCCTACGTCGTGTTCTGGGTGGTCGACCCACATACCGGCAAGCAGGTGGGCTACGGCGAACGCGGCCAGGTGGTGATGAACCACATCAGCAAGGGCATGTTCATTCCCAATAACCTCGAGCGAGACACGGCAGTCAGGCTCCCCGGCCCCGACGAGCACATCGGCGACTCGGTCGCCGAGGTCGCACCCGTCGCCACCCTGGACGGCGAGGCCGTGATCGAGGGCGTGTATTGA